The DNA window TAATAATTCATGCCCGCTTCCGGGTCAGGCGTTCCGCTAAAACGGGTTGTCACGCTTAGCGTACCCGGCGGACAGCGGGAAAACAGGAGATTAAAGGTAACCGGATCGGAAGATGACCCGGGGGTGAACATGTTTGTTGCCTGAATATTACCAAGATCAACATTCATATTTTCACTCCCCCCGTTAAAGACGCAGGGCGCTGCGATAATACGACCTGTGACTTTGATATCGACGTTGTCTGCCGACAACGCAGGCAATACTATTGCGCATGCCATCAGCAACACGAGTTTATTCATTTTCATTTAACAGTCCTTATTGATAGGTAAGACTCAGCGTTGCGGAGGCATTGGCGATGCCGGTGGTTACCGTTGTATTGGTCTGATAGTAGCGTGCGGTTAAC is part of the Klebsiella quasipneumoniae subsp. quasipneumoniae genome and encodes:
- a CDS encoding fimbrial protein gives rise to the protein MKMNKLVLLMACAIVLPALSADNVDIKVTGRIIAAPCVFNGGSENMNVDLGNIQATNMFTPGSSSDPVTFNLLFSRCPPGTLSVTTRFSGTPDPEAGMNYYQNSGTATRVAIAMSDATTGLLMGSGSSITQNIAADRTATIPMSAMVTSVAGRPTPGSIHAVVVLTMQYN